The Rufibacter sp. DG15C region GTTCCCGTTTGGCTGAACCCTTAAACCGGCAGAATGTCTTAGCTTGCTTTCACGGCCACGCACACATTGGCACGCTGGAGGGTGCCACCTCGCATGGCGTAAAGGTGTTCAACGTGGCCAAACCCATCCTGCAGAAAGCCGGTTTTGCCATGCCGTTCTTCCTGTTTGACGTGTAACTAACATTGCATTAAAGCGAATCCCATTTTCGGCCTGTTTTCCGGAAAGCAGGCCGAAAACGGGATTCTTATTTTCTATCCATCCTTACTTCATAATCCTGCCAATCCTACTGAAGACCGGGAAGCGCACTGGCCACTCCTCCTCTTCCTTCCAGACCTTTCTAATTTCTACCATGCAGGCATCCACTGGATTCTCTCCGTGCTTCTGGATGTAGGCTTGCACACTGGACCAAGTGTTTAAGTAGCCTTCTAAATCTGATACCGCCCACGTCTGTTCAATAACTCCAGCAAAGGATGGCAACTCCTCCAACGGGAAAGGCAGAGAAGAATAGTTGGCGTCAATGTGTTTTCGTTCCACATCCCAGTACGGACCAATCACCTCTGTGTAGAAATGCTGGATGATGGCGTCTATGGCGGGTGTAATGGACAACAAGCCGTAACCCCACAGCGCTAAAATGGCATTAGGCTTGGCTACGCGTTGTACCTCAGGATAAAACCGAGTAAAGTCAAACCAATGCGCAGCCTGCCCCATGGTAATTAAGTCAAAGGAATTACCAGGGAAATCAGTCTGCTCCGCGGGCTGAAGGCTATATTCTATGTTGTCTTTGGTTGGCGCTTGTTGCAGTTGCTTCTCACTGATGTCGGTGGCTTTTACGTGGGTGAAATGCTTGCCCAACTCTACCGCCACCTGTCCGTTGCCGGTGCCGCAGTCCCAGGCGCATTCTTTGTCCGGTACTAAGGCCAATAGAAACTCAAACAAGGCTGGCGGGTAGGTGGGCCTGAATTTCTTGTAGAGCGAGGCCTGCCGGGAGAAATTGTCTTTGGGAGCGGTCATAGGAACAAGGTACGAATTTGCGCTGCTTTAAATTTCCAAACAGGAAACAACACTCCTGCTTCCCATTATTCAGGAATCAAAGAAAAGCCCCATTTGTTCTAATTTGAAGCTAGTGACTTGCCAAAAGATTCAGTAATTTGAAGCCTTATTCCTATCCTATATTCAATTCCATGAAAAGCATTCTTTCCTCTAAAACAACCATTTCACTTTTTGCTATTTGCATTACCGTGCCACTTCTCGCGTTCACTATTCGCACATCAGATTGGATTAGACAGCACCTAGACCAGAGGTTATCTATTGAATTTCCGGGGACTCCTACTGAAAAAACAGGATCTGGCACTAGCCACAGACTGTACTTTATCAAGTCAACCGATGCAGGCTTTATAGCGACTGCCATTCATTATAATAATCAGCCAAGCCTCAAACCCATTACCAACCCTTACCAGTATTATGTCAGTTTAATGACCTCTCAGATTAAAGGGGCAAATGGCACATTGGTAGATTCATCTTCTTTCACATTAGACAATTATAGAGGGCTTGAATTCTCTTTTTCGGCAGCGCCTCCGCTTGGCAAGTATCCAATCACGTTTAGCAAACGGGTAATTTTTGTTGATGGACGGGTATATCAGGCGCAATACACACCCATTTCGCATCTGCACAAACCAAGCAAAGAGAGAATCAGAAAATTCTTTGACTCCATGCGTCTTACGCATATGTAAGATTAATCAAAGCAACGTAGAAATAGGGAGAGGTATACAGCCTGAACGTACAGGCGTTAGCCTTTTCCCTCTAGATGCCCTACCTTTACACCATAACCAGAATCTAAAACTATAGTCAATATGGCCAACGGATTTTTCAATGTTCCCATTCCGGTGAACGAGCCTGTGAAGAGCTACGCTCCGGGCAGCAAAGAAAGAGAAGAACTTCTCAACACATACAATGAACTGCGCGAACAGCAGTTAGACATCCCCATGTACATTGGCGGCGAAGAGGTGCGCAGCGGCAAGACCGCTACCATCGCGCCTCCGCATGACCACAAACGCGTGATTGCCAATTACCACCAGGGAGATGCCAGCCACGTACAGCAAGCCATTGACGCCGCCTTGGCCGCCCGTGAGCAATGGGCCAACATGCCCTGGGAAAGCCGCGCCGCCATCTTCTTGAAAGCCGCCGATTTGTTGGCCGGTCCTTTCAGAGCGCGCATGAACGCCGCTACCATGCTGGGTCAGTCTAAGAACGCTTTTCAGGCTGAGATTGATGCCGCCTGCGAGCTGATTGACTTCTTCAAGTTCAACGTGAAGTACATGACCGACATCTACAAGATGCAACCAGAGTCATTACCTGGCATGTGGAACCGTTTGGAGCACCGCCCGCTTGAAGGTTTTATCTTCGCCTTGACACCGTTCAACTTCACCTCCATTGCCGCCAACTTACCGGCCGCTCCTGCCTTGATGGGCAACGTGGTGGTTTGGAAGCCAGCCAACACGCAGATTTACTCGGCTAAAGTGATCATGGACTTGTTCAAAGCCGCTGGCGTGCCAGACGGCGTGATTAACCTAGTTTATGTGGATGGCCCAACTGCTGGTGACGTCATCTTCAAGCACCGTGATTTCTCTGGTATCCACTTCACCGGTAGTACCGGCGTTTTCAATAACATCTGGAAAACCATTGGCGAGAACGTAGGCAACTACCGCAACTACCCACGCATTGTAGGGGAGACCGGCGGTAAGGACTTTATTGTAGCCCATAAATCAGCGGATGCCAAAGAAGTAGCCGTAGCCATTACCCGCGGTGCCTTTGAGTATCAGGGACAGAAATGTTCGGCGGCCTCTAGAGCGTATGTTCCTAGCAACATCTGGGATGACGTGAAAAAGTACGTGATTGAAGACTTGAAATCCTTAGAGATGGGCGACCCGCAGGACTTCGGAAATTTCATCAACGCGGTGATTGACGAGAAGTCTTTTGACAAACTGGCCAAGTACATTGACGCCGCCAAGAAAGACAAAGGCGTAGAGATCATTGCCGGTGGTAACTATGACAAGAGCAAAGGCTACTTCATTGAGCCAACCATCATAGTGGCGCAAGATCCGCAATACGTGACCATGTGCGAAGAGCTCTTCGGCCCGGTGTTGACCTTGCACGTGTATGACGAGAACAAGTTTGAGGAGACGCTGGAGATGGTAGACAAAACCTCTCCGTATGCCTTGACCGGTGCCATTTTCTCTAATGACCGTTACGCCATTGATGTAGCGTCTAAAAAACTGAGCCACGCGGCAGGTAATTTCTACATCAATGACAAGCCAACTGGCGCCGTAGTAGGCCAACAGCCGTTTGGTGGATCACGCGCGTCTGGTACCAATGACAAGGCCGGCTCTATGCTGAACCTGTTGCGTTGGACAACCGCCCGTACCATTAAAGAAACGTTTGTACCGCCAGTAGACTATCGCTATCCTTTCTTACAGCGCGGAAGCGCCGCAGAAGGCGCCATTTAAGCGTTTTTAGCCTAATTTTTAGAAAACAGCCCAAAAACGGTTCTCCGTTCTTGGGCTGTTTTCATTTAGGACCAGAACTGGCGGGATTCATTGATTTTTAAGGTTGGTAATTGCCCATAAAAAAGCCCTTCCTCTAAAGAGAAAGGGCAGTTGTTTGTGTAGTTTGGATTGGTACTGTATTCTAAATAAAGTTCTCTACCTGCTCCCTGAAAGAAGCTCTAGCGGATGAACGTTTGCGTTGCTTCTGGGTGCGCACGTCATCAAACGCGTCTGCTATCTGTGGGTCACCAGAGATGTAGTTGATGGTCAAGTGGAAGGCCTGCGTAAACTCAATGCGGTTACGGCTGGCATCACATACCGGCAGCTGCGCCTCTAGGTCAGACACGCTGGCTCCTTTAGAAGGCATCAACTCATATTTCTCCAACACCTTTTCTAAAAAGGCCTTGTATTGCTCCTGGGATGGTCTTCTCAAGATGGTCTGCCCCAAAAAGAAGCTGTCATCTTTAAAATGAAGACACTGCGTGACGCGTACAGAGCCAATGGAAGAAGAGTAAAAAAGGATCTCATGTCCTTCTACCTCCATGTCACGGTGAGCATGTAAATCTGGTTTACCAAGGGTCTGTCTTGCCTCTTTCAAGGTAGTGCCAAACTCCACGCCTCTGAAGGTAATAGTCAGGTCAGAATTCTCTGCAACCGACTTATTATCAGTGACCATGTTCAATAAACTTACAGCCGTGCGGGGGTAATTTACTCTATCAAAATATTCTTCCTTAGTAGAGCTCGTCTCGTATCGTTTTTTAGACTTTCCCGATTTAGACTTATGCCATAATAAACCAAACATTGCTGATATTTTAAGTAAATGCTGTATTTAACTGTTTCCTATTTATATATAAATGTCTTTGACAATCCTTTTGCAGCCTAGGCTGCACTCTTGCTATTATACATTTTAAGCTAGTTACTACCCCTTGCGCATTCTTCAAAGATATTCCTATAAGATTATAATAACTTCTTGCTTGGATGTAATAAACAGCTCAATACAGGCAGCTACAATCCTAAAAAATATACTTAATTTACTATATACTATTCCTTATATAGTAATAAAGCCGCATCACAAAAATACAGAATATCTGACTGTTAATAAAATCAAGCTCTTGTCTAATCAGTTAGTATTATTCATTGATTCCAAATCAGCTATCTCCTTCATTAGCTAGCGTATTAAAAAAGAGGGAGCCAAGTGATGTAGCTAACTACACCTCTTGGCTCCCTCTCAATGTAGGATGCTTTAGAAAAGAGTAGGTGATTACTTATCCGGCACGGCGTTTCTCATCTTCGGCACCGCCGGTGCGTCTACGCGATGGCGCTACCTGGCTCTTGCCAAATCTGTAAGTAAAGCTTAAAGTGGCCACGCGGGTGTCTCTGCGCTGGTAAAAGCGCTCAAAATAACCCGTCAGCTCTGTGGTGGCGCGGGTTTTATTGGAATAGAAGACATCAGACACGTTTAGCTTGAGGCTGGCTTTCTTGTCCATAAACTGCTTTTGCACCCCCACAGATAAAAACCTAACCGGCTCAACATCCAAGAAACCATAAATCTCACGGGCGCGGTACACTCCCACCAACTCTGCGGACCAGTTGTTAGGCATCAAGAAGGAGTTGTTAGAGTTGATGTTTAAAGTGGGTCTTCCGTTGCGTAGGGTGGTCTTGGCCAAGTTGCCCTGGTACAAGCCATAGTACATTTCAATATTATTGGTGCTGGTAAACCAACGGGCCACTGTAACAGGCACAGAGACAGTAACGCCGTAATAATCTAGCTGGGCCAAATTCTGGTCTTGCTGTTTTACAATTGGCTTTCCGTCCTCAGTGGTTTCATCTGTAGGCGAAAGCACGCTCACAATCACGTCTGTGGTGCGGCTGTAGCTCAGCTTTGTTACAAATTTTTGCAGAAGCGTGTGCGTAAACTCAAAGGAATACGTGAGCTGTGGCTTCAACGCAGGGTTTCCTTGTGAATAGGTAGTCTGGTCCAGCAAGAATCTGAAGGGGTTGAGTTGATTATACGTAGGTCTATCAATGCGTCTGCTTAAGGACAAGCCCACGTCATGCTTTTCACTTACGGTATAACCCACAAAAGCACTTGGGAACAGTTGGGTGTAGTTCCGGTCAAAGTTATCATTGGTGATCAATTGCTTTCCTTCTGCCAAAGTATTCTCTAAGCGCAGCCCTAGTTGCAAACTCAACTTGGTCCATTTCTTATTCAGGTTCACGTACCCGGCATTGATGTTCTCTGAGTACAGGAAGTGATTGCTCATTTTAGTCAGGTAGGTGTTTCTACCTTCAGAACGGTCAAAGAACTGCAGGTCATTGTCTGCCTTCACCAAGCTTGCCTTGACACCCGCCTCTAAGTTAGCACTGATAGAGGGCAACGGCTGGGAGTAGTCTACCTTAGCCGAATAAATAGCCAAGCCACCGTCTAAATCACTGAATAGCGTAGAATCTGGGGTAACCTTTGATGGGTTCACAAAAGAAATGTTGATGTTCTGCAAATCACGGACCTGAAAAGCGGCATAGTCCACATCCGCTGAAATCTCACGGCCGGCAGAGTCTATAGAGTGTTTCAGGTTAAAGTTGAGCGCTTGGTTGTTACGATTGGTACCAGTGAAACCGTTTGTCAGGAAAGAACTTTCATACTGGCGGTTGGCATCCAGGATATCAGCCTTGTTGTTGACCGTGCGGTTAATGTCTGTGAACGCGCCGCTGCCCACTATGCCCACAATGGTTTTAGGTGAAACTGTATAGTCTACTCCTACTCTGCCATTGTGCCCGTTGATGATGTGCCCAAACACGTTTTTCTGATCATAAATACCTACCAGATTGCCAGATCTTGGACCGTCCTTATCAGATTCTACCACCTCATAGAACTGGCGGTACAAGTCCAGTTTGTTGATGTCATTGCGGTGCACGTAGTTGTAAGAGCCAAACACGTTTACGTTCCTGTTGCGGTGGTTGAGCTGCAAGCCTTGGTTGGCTTTAGGATACATGCCCATTCCCAAAGAAGAGGACAGCGTTCCATTGGTACCCACGCGGTTATCTTTCTTGAGCCTGATGTCAATAATTCCGGCATTGCCCGCCGCATCATACTTAGCCGATGGGTTAGTAATCAAATCAATCTTGGCCACGGTGTTGGCCCCCATGCCGCGCAGCATGTTAGCCAATTCTGCGCCAGACATAGGCACGGGCTTGCCGTCCACCATCACAATCACGCCGCCTTTGCCGCGCATGCTAATGTTGTCGTTTTGGTCAATGTTCACGCCAGGCGCTTTCTCCAGCACTTCTAGCACGGTACTGCCCGTAGCGGCAATGCTGTTCTCTACGTTAAGCACCGTTTTGTCAAAGTGCTGTTCCACCAAGGGCTTCTGCTGCTCAATTTTAATTTCTTTTAAAGCCACGGCCCGTTCTGGCATTACCAGGTCACCTAGGTCAGTGTTCTGTCGCAGCTGGATGGTGCCCGACTGGTACGTGGCGTAGTCATAGTGCGTAGCCATGAGCTTGTACTTACCTGCCGGAAGGTTGCTGAACGTGAAGGAGCCGTCCTCTGCGGAGACTTCTACTTTGACCAGGGCCATGGAGGAGTCTTTCACTAATTGGATGTTGGCAGCCAGCAAAGGCTCAGCTTTGGTGCCTTTCAGTTTGCCTTTTAGCTCAAATCTATTGGCGTCTTGCGCCCAGGCAGGCACCACGCCCACCAGCAAAAGGAAGAAAAGCAGGAAAAGTTTGTCTTTGTGCATCATAGTCTATTGTTTTCTAAGGGTAAGGACTTTGGATTTCTTAGGCAGTTGCATGCGCATGAGCCACTTGGACACTATAGCGCACACCTTGCCGTTTTCACCCTTTTACAAGCTATGTGCCAACATTTTATACCATTGATTGTCAATCACTTAAAACACAGACCACTTCCAAAGTGTATAAAACCGGACACTTTCCTATCCAGAACCGAACAGCAGACACCGTACACCCCGTTCTAGTGGGCGTACAGAAAGTATTTCCGTTTTTGGCCTCGTTTATGGGAAATACCCCAAAAACGGCTTTCGGCAGAACAAAGGAGATTGTGTACCTTTGCTTCTTGTTTTTGCGACTTAAGAAATAGAGATACAATGCTTCGTTCACACACCTGCGGCGAATTGCGCCTAGAGAATGTAGGCCAGGAAGTTGTCCTGACCGGTTGGGTTCAGAAATCACGCGACAAAGGCGGTATGCTTTGGGTGGACCTGCGCGACCGCTACGGCATCACGCAGCTGATGCTGGAAGAAGGCGTTTCTAACCCTGAGGCTCTTACTCTGGCGCG contains the following coding sequences:
- the pruA gene encoding L-glutamate gamma-semialdehyde dehydrogenase, which codes for MANGFFNVPIPVNEPVKSYAPGSKEREELLNTYNELREQQLDIPMYIGGEEVRSGKTATIAPPHDHKRVIANYHQGDASHVQQAIDAALAAREQWANMPWESRAAIFLKAADLLAGPFRARMNAATMLGQSKNAFQAEIDAACELIDFFKFNVKYMTDIYKMQPESLPGMWNRLEHRPLEGFIFALTPFNFTSIAANLPAAPALMGNVVVWKPANTQIYSAKVIMDLFKAAGVPDGVINLVYVDGPTAGDVIFKHRDFSGIHFTGSTGVFNNIWKTIGENVGNYRNYPRIVGETGGKDFIVAHKSADAKEVAVAITRGAFEYQGQKCSAASRAYVPSNIWDDVKKYVIEDLKSLEMGDPQDFGNFINAVIDEKSFDKLAKYIDAAKKDKGVEIIAGGNYDKSKGYFIEPTIIVAQDPQYVTMCEELFGPVLTLHVYDENKFEETLEMVDKTSPYALTGAIFSNDRYAIDVASKKLSHAAGNFYINDKPTGAVVGQQPFGGSRASGTNDKAGSMLNLLRWTTARTIKETFVPPVDYRYPFLQRGSAAEGAI
- a CDS encoding TonB-dependent receptor; the protein is MMHKDKLFLLFFLLLVGVVPAWAQDANRFELKGKLKGTKAEPLLAANIQLVKDSSMALVKVEVSAEDGSFTFSNLPAGKYKLMATHYDYATYQSGTIQLRQNTDLGDLVMPERAVALKEIKIEQQKPLVEQHFDKTVLNVENSIAATGSTVLEVLEKAPGVNIDQNDNISMRGKGGVIVMVDGKPVPMSGAELANMLRGMGANTVAKIDLITNPSAKYDAAGNAGIIDIRLKKDNRVGTNGTLSSSLGMGMYPKANQGLQLNHRNRNVNVFGSYNYVHRNDINKLDLYRQFYEVVESDKDGPRSGNLVGIYDQKNVFGHIINGHNGRVGVDYTVSPKTIVGIVGSGAFTDINRTVNNKADILDANRQYESSFLTNGFTGTNRNNQALNFNLKHSIDSAGREISADVDYAAFQVRDLQNINISFVNPSKVTPDSTLFSDLDGGLAIYSAKVDYSQPLPSISANLEAGVKASLVKADNDLQFFDRSEGRNTYLTKMSNHFLYSENINAGYVNLNKKWTKLSLQLGLRLENTLAEGKQLITNDNFDRNYTQLFPSAFVGYTVSEKHDVGLSLSRRIDRPTYNQLNPFRFLLDQTTYSQGNPALKPQLTYSFEFTHTLLQKFVTKLSYSRTTDVIVSVLSPTDETTEDGKPIVKQQDQNLAQLDYYGVTVSVPVTVARWFTSTNNIEMYYGLYQGNLAKTTLRNGRPTLNINSNNSFLMPNNWSAELVGVYRAREIYGFLDVEPVRFLSVGVQKQFMDKKASLKLNVSDVFYSNKTRATTELTGYFERFYQRRDTRVATLSFTYRFGKSQVAPSRRRTGGAEDEKRRAG
- a CDS encoding class I SAM-dependent methyltransferase, which gives rise to MTAPKDNFSRQASLYKKFRPTYPPALFEFLLALVPDKECAWDCGTGNGQVAVELGKHFTHVKATDISEKQLQQAPTKDNIEYSLQPAEQTDFPGNSFDLITMGQAAHWFDFTRFYPEVQRVAKPNAILALWGYGLLSITPAIDAIIQHFYTEVIGPYWDVERKHIDANYSSLPFPLEELPSFAGVIEQTWAVSDLEGYLNTWSSVQAYIQKHGENPVDACMVEIRKVWKEEEEWPVRFPVFSRIGRIMK